CCTGGTTTGGGTTTTTCGGGTCGGTCTCTCCGACCCGTGatccataaaaaaaaaagacaattaCCAATTTACCATGATATACCCTTTCCAATCCATGATTTGAGAGTTGCAACTGGGAAGAAGGATAATACAGATTGCAGAGCGAGTGTGCTTGGGAAAGAAGGGGATAAGAATGGCAGCCCTTAGCTTTGGCATGGCCACCACTGCTTGGAATCATGGCACTAATACTCATACTCATACTCGTCCTCGAACTCATACTCGCACGCCCACAATTCGATGTATTGGCTGGGTAACTATTCTCTTCcatttattgctttttgttGTAACTTGCAAGTGCCAAGCTTATCTGCTGTTTTGTGGGAAGAAAGGACCCTGAAGGCATCCTTGGGCCACCGCAAACTGGCCACATAGCCAGACTGGAGTTCAAGAGGCGCCTCGAGAGAGATGCCGACGCTCGCGAAGCATTTGACCGTCAGGTCCGTGAAGAGAAACAGCGTCGCCAAGAACTTCGTCAGGTACTCTAATCCTAACTTCATTCccccaattttcttttcttttcttttcttttctttttttaatcatTTGTTGTTTGTGAACACCTAGTCTCGCATTCCTCCTGACAATCCACAAGAGCTAATTGAATACTTACTTGACACGGAAGCTCAGGACATTGAATTCGAGATTGCAAGAATGAGACCCCGGTACAATTTCACAATTTCATTCATCTACATTTCTTGGTTTAGCACATCTGACCTTAATTCACTTTTGTAGATTGAACGAAGAATTCTTTTCGCAACTTAAATCGGAGTTAGGACAGCTTCGATTCGCTGTTAACAAAACTGAGGTTCTCATCTTCTCTTACTTGTATGTTTGTTTGGGCGAGCTCGTCAGCTTATTTTACTGTGAGCAGCATTTTCACAGGCCACAGAGGACAGGTTGATTGAGCTGGAGGCTCTGGAGAAAGCCATTCAGGAAGGAATAGgtttattactttttcttttgcttgttttgtTGTAGTAACTGCACAGGAGAGCAGAGCAATGATGTATATTAATGTTACAGATGCATATGATAAGATGCAAGGTGAGCTTATAAAAGCCAGAGAAAGCCTAACCAAAATTTTGACTTCTAAGGATGTCAAAGCAACTGTATGTATTCTTCGCCATCGTTCACTTAGTTGTACTTTTGTTATCTGAGTTGAACTTGTCAATctaatttttactttttcttcaATGCAACATCAGTTGCTGCAGATGGTTGAGAGCAGTGAAATTAACAGATCTCTGTTGGCACTTCTTGATGAAAACATAGCCGATGCACATAGGAGTAACCAAGTAAATATATACCAATTGTGTCTCTGGAGAATAATGCTTGTTTTGACATAACATGTTTCCATGTTATTTTGTTGCAGAAACAAGCTGCAGAATATATGGAGAAGCTTCGCGGGGCTCTACTCAAGTACATTACAGTTTAGTgtgcatatattttttttttctattacaAATCTGTGGAAAATATTTGTTGTTGATAATTGTAGTATTTTATTATACAAAAGAATTGTGTTGTAGCAGATTTCTCCAATGGGATATGGTATCAAACAATTGTCAATTTTGAATT
The genomic region above belongs to Arachis stenosperma cultivar V10309 chromosome 5, arast.V10309.gnm1.PFL2, whole genome shotgun sequence and contains:
- the LOC130982565 gene encoding uncharacterized protein LOC130982565, which encodes MAALSFGMATTAWNHGTNTHTHTRPRTHTRTPTIRCIGWDPEGILGPPQTGHIARLEFKRRLERDADAREAFDRQVREEKQRRQELRQSRIPPDNPQELIEYLLDTEAQDIEFEIARMRPRLNEEFFSQLKSELGQLRFAVNKTEATEDRLIELEALEKAIQEGIDAYDKMQGELIKARESLTKILTSKDVKATLLQMVESSEINRSLLALLDENIADAHRSNQKQAAEYMEKLRGALLKYITV